A single genomic interval of Armigeres subalbatus isolate Guangzhou_Male chromosome 1, GZ_Asu_2, whole genome shotgun sequence harbors:
- the LOC134205691 gene encoding uncharacterized protein LOC134205691, which translates to MHNNDRYIFYGGQLKSNIHCGRTSLADLIIHRLKNHGNDVAFIDAVSGKTITFRQILDSALRVAHRMKQYDLGRRSIIGIMSENRLEYSIAAFATIFVGAIIIPLNPSYTTTELKHVLNLISPQMIFTSSKAHSTLNSLMPEYPSIKFIVSLDDVQVEPRVKYFQEFLNNSNNSMISPDPAILKNDVAVMVLSSGTTGLPKAVQLTHFNVMTVVAYMREDPRYNDLSVPIRLLGLLPFYHVYGFMLMLNVCCNRYSMVVLPRFEPDLLLRSIQDYKVTMANLVPPLVVFLAKHPSIERYDLSSLKAILCGAAPLSMDIELQVVRRLPQIQSIRVGYGMSEASLGVISKTNSKPGTVGRVHKTSWVKVVDTEHGKTLGPYQIGEICIKGPLVMKGYYKNEQATRETIDAEGWLHSGDTGYFDDEGDFFIVDRIKDLIKYKGFQVAPAEVEDVLLGHPGIKDAAVVGIPDEASGELPTAFVVLQDGARLSAVEVQRLVASKLSPQKHLRGGVYFVQEIPKTGSGKILRRELRDKLVKIEKSKL; encoded by the exons ATGCACAACAACGATCGGTACATTTTCTACGGTGGACAACTGAAATCCAACATTCACTGTGGACGTACTTCGTTGGCAGATTTGATAATTCATCGACTGAAAAATCATGGGAACGATGTGGCATTT ATTGATGCAGTTTCTGGCAAAACCATTACGTTCCGACAAATATTGGATAGTGCACTCAGAGTTGCTCACCGCATGAAGCAGTACGACCTCGGTAGAAGATCTATCATCGGCATTATGAGCGAGAATCGTTTGGAGTACTCGATCGCGGCATTTGCCACCATATTTGTGGGAGCCATAATTATACCCCTGAATCCCAGCTATACAACGACAGAACTGAAACATGTGCTGAATCTCATCAGCCCTCAAATGATATTCACATCATCAAAGGCTCACAGCACACTGAACTCATTAATGCCAGAATACCCTTCCATTAAGTTCATCGTTTCGCTGGATGACGTTCAAGTTGAACCTCGAGTCAAATACTTCCAAGAGTTTCTGAATAATTCTAACAATTCGATGATAAGCCCCGATCCAGCAATTCTCAAGAATGATGTCGCTGTGATGGTCCTTTCGTCCGGTACCACTGGTTTGCCTAAAGCAGTTCAACTGACACATTTCAACGTCATGACCGTCGTTGCATACATGCGTGAAGACCCTCGATACAATGATTTATCTGTTCCGATACGTCTGTTGGGACTGCTACCGTTCTACCACGTTTACGGTTTCATGTTAATGCTCAACGTCTGTTGTAACCGATACTCAATGGTGGTACTTCCTCGCTTTGAACCGGATCTTCTCTTACGAAGTATTCAAGATTATAAAGTGACGATGGCAAATTTGGTTCCTCCTTTGGTTGTATTTCTTGCAAAGCATCCCTCTATCGAGCGGTACGACTTAAGTTCACTGAAAGCGATTCTATGTGGAGCGGCTCCACTTAGTATGGATATAGAACTGCAAGTGGTCCGTCGATTGCCGCAAATCCAGAGCATCCGTGTCGGTTATGGAATGAGTGAAGCATCCCTGGGGGtaatttcaaaaacaaattcaaaaccAGGAACGGTCGGCAGAGTTCATAAAACCAGTTGGGTGAAGGTAGTCGACACGGAACATGGAAAAACGTTAGGACCTTACCAAATCGGAGAAATATGCATCAAAGGACCTCTGGTTATGAAAGGATATTACAAGAACGAACAAGCAACTCGAGAAACGATCGACGCAGAAGGATGGTTGCATAGTGGGGATACGGGGTATTTCGACGACGAAGGGGATTTCTTCATCGTGGATCGAATAAAGGACCTGATCAAGTACAAAGGATTCCAGGTGGCCCCAGCAGAAGTGGAGGATGTTCTACTGGGTCATCCGGGAATCAAAGATGCAGCGGTGGTGGGGATCCCGGATGAGGCCAGCGGTGAGCTTCCGACGGCATTCGTAGTTCTTCAGGACGGTGCACGGTTGTCGGCGGTGGAGGTGCAAAGGCTCGTAGCTTCCAAGTTATCACCTCAGAAACATCTTCGTGGAGGTGTTTATTTCGtacaagaaattccgaagaccGGAAGCGGCAAGATTCTTCGACGTGAATTAAGAGATAAGTTGGTCAAAATCGAAAAGTCAAAGTTGTAA
- the LOC134204985 gene encoding uncharacterized protein LOC134204985, with protein MQKQEMADIKKEEQYVFYGGSTSESVEAGCSSLGELIIKRLRENGDDVAFIDGLTDESITYGDLLEQSVRLANRFHRIGIKKNMLIAIICENRLELALIAFAATYMNAIPILLNPSYTSTELKHVLQLTQPRAVFVSPIAIKTLLSIADNIPSIRMITLLGSKERPHKRVSLFGELFDRNKLKSARSFRPQPVNLKEQVALMVMSSGTTGLPKAVQLTHYNLMAVLAYIRDDAKSFSLPTTLLGLTLLPYFHIYGYMILLSACCNKRPIVSLPKFEPKLFLSTIEKYKIATAALVPPLLVFLAKHPLVDKYDISSLVAVACGAAPLSKEVEEMVHKRLPSLMLIRVGYGMSETSLGVLTRNFGKSGSVGKVNRMFWVKIVDPDTGKTLGPNQVGEICAKGPMIMKGYLKNDDETRSIIDKDGWLHTGDTGYFDEEEDFYIVDRIKDLIKYRGFQVPPAEVEAVLLTNSKIKDAAVIGLPDEVSGEVPMAFVVAQPGVELTETEVISWVASHLSKEKQLHGGVQMIAEIPKTASGKILRRELRALITKSKL; from the exons ATGCAGAAGCAAGAGATGGCTGATATTAAGAAGGAAGAGCAATATGTTTTCTACGGTGGATCGACGAGTGAAAGTGTCGAAGCTGGGTGTAGCTCGTTGGGAGAACTTATCATCAAGCGGTTGCGCGAGAATGGCGATGATGTTGCGTTT ATTGATGGCCTCACTGACGAATCTATCACCTATGGAGATTTGTTGGAGCAGTCGGTTCGACTGGCGAACCGCTTCCATAGGATCGGAATAAAGAAAAATATGTTGATTGCTATCATTTGTGAGAACAGACTAGAATTGGCGCTTATAGCTTTCGCTGCAACCTATATGAATGCAATACCGATCTTGCTGAACCCCTCGTATACGTCGACTGAGCTGAAACATGTTCTTCAGTTGACTCAACCACGCGCCGTTTTCGTCTCTCCCATCGCTATAAAAACATTACTTTCAATAGCGGACAATATCCCTTCGATTCGGATGATCACATTGCTCGGTTCGAAGGAACGGCCACATAAACGCGTATCTTTGTTCGGTGAACTGTTTGATAGAAATAAGCTGAAAAGTGCACGATCTTTCAGGCCGCAGCCAGTAAACTTGAAAGAGCAGGTTGCTCTAATGGTAATGTCTTCCGGAACCACAGGCCTTCCAAAAGCAGTTCAATTAACCCACTACAATCTCATGGCCGTACTAGCTTACATTCGTGATGATGCCAAGAGTTTCTCTCTTCCTACGACATTATTAGGACTTACACTGCTACCATATTTTCACATCTATGGCTATATGATTCTACTAAGCGCATGCTGCAATAAACGCCCGATCGTATCACTGCCAAAATTCGAACCCAAACTATTTCTATCAACgattgaaaaatacaaaattgccACTGCTGCCTTAGTTCCACCACTTTTAGTCTTCCTTGCGAAGCATCCTCTTGTGGACAAGTACGATATCAGTTCGTTGGTGGCTGTTGCCTGCGGAGCGGCACCTTTGAGCAAGGAGGTAGAAGAAATGGTTCACAAGAGATTACCAAGCTTGATGCTGATCCGCGTTGGGTATGGCATGAGTGAAACGTCACTGGGAGTTCTTACCAGAAACTTCGGAAAATCCGGTAGTGTCGGTAAGGTGAACCGAATGTTCTGGGTTAAGATCGTGGATCCAGATACGGGCAAGACCTTGGGTCCAAATCAGGTTGGAGAAATCTGCGCCAAGGGACCAATGATCATGAAGGGATATCTCAAGAATGACGATGAAACGCGTTCCATAATCGATAAGGACGGATGGCTACATACAGGGGACACGGGCTATTTCGACGAGGAAGAAGATTTCTACATCGTTGATCGTATCAAAGATCTGATCAAATACCGAGGTTTCCAGGTACCACCGGCGGAGGTCGAAGCGGTGCTGCTTACCAATTCGAAAATCAAGGATGCTGCGGTAATCGGTCTACCGGACGAGGTAAGCGGGGAGGTACCGATGGCATTCGTGGTGGCCCAGCCGGGGGTGGAGTTGACCGAGACTGAAGTTATCAGTTGGGTAGCAAGTCATTTGTCGAAAGAAAAACAGCTTCACGGGGGTGTGCAAATGATTGCGGAGATACCGAAAACGGCTAGTGGTAAAATTTTGCGACGTGAATTGCGCGCGTTGATAACGAAGTCAAAATTGTAA